Proteins encoded within one genomic window of Humulus lupulus chromosome 1, drHumLupu1.1, whole genome shotgun sequence:
- the LOC133799881 gene encoding protein FAR-RED ELONGATED HYPOCOTYL 3-like: MNFLRSNRVALKGVVARVLSMNKVGIKTSNIMSHIALQSGGYENVHFQLKYVYNKVFEQRRTYGSETDAEGALGYFDAATRSDPFLFVDFQVDEENRRDHAAFGDVPGFDMTYRTNKYNKPLIILLRVNNHFDIAFLGSVYSFMRRETNFIGCCRSPSNV, from the coding sequence ATGAATTTTCTAAGATCCAACCGAGTTGCACTAAAAGGTGTAGTTGCTCGAGTCTTATCTATGAACAAGGTTGGGATCAAGACTTCCAATATAATGTCTCATATCGCATTACAATCCGGAGGATATGAAAATGTCCATTTTCAATTGAAATATGTTTACAACAAGGTTTTTGAACAAAGAAGAACATATGGTTCAGAAACTGATGCGGAAGGTGCTCTTGGTTATTTTGATGCTGCCACAAGATCAGATCCGTTCCTATTTGTGGATTTTCAAGTGGATGAGGAAAATAGGAGAGACCATGCTGCCTTTGGTGACGTACCTGGTTTTGATATGACCTACAGAACTAACAAATACAACAAACCTTTGATTATCCTACTTAGGGTCAACAATCACTTCGACATTGCGTTTTTGGGTTCGGTCTACTCCTTCATGAGAAGGGAGACAAATTTCATTGGATGTTGCAGAAGTCCCTCCAATGTATGA